A genomic window from Scophthalmus maximus strain ysfricsl-2021 chromosome 17, ASM2237912v1, whole genome shotgun sequence includes:
- the ap5z1 gene encoding AP-5 complex subunit zeta-1 isoform X1 produces MYSHGSESLIKQARDIQEAELKKFYRRLAKLLQGKELGHEAMDSLQRLHLILSATKFTRTLPAELQKGLLPLLSSPVEQLQLLSSAVLRETLPLSGEELNYTQEDVLQLNSHTAALLLSQAGSRADLSSLCAQLLRSLESRQSDGPTHSLMQTLPILNTIITHSPECLTEDHLTLLSKKIVDWLRYASITQGGGASSGGFFTGPRSRQPVPTAELDGTVSGDFFTVLCVGQGFTDDQWMNVYSFSMLRHWLLTYHSVPSGSTIADAASPANRPQLSFSLSHSHSFSNDDRSEVDGSVVSMVSATSSSSRLLPPKERLREKAFQYCLRLIEQSDRKALKRTDTELQKACLVEAVCILDCVCVEDTSLVYRTFPCVKALFGRLSSDLTFARVLLPIAQFYLNHGEMAAVDCESVWKLVFGRFPAELFNSPFLAHELLRFLRLNLESLQLRVPEYTRSFPNLLKFLAWDSPAVVDDFVDLLPSLVTAETAVELLHTMLDLPCLSATLLLQLRSTCSPISEPGGRGLLSLDAFRSASLRGLFLYLLRTEAGSGDTIDRLSTLHELLAEAADWPRVVQCAQTVPVLLHIFFSAVVMIADEKLSAHLILVMLERSSLLLNIPTYIKEIHRVFSCHLLRLCKLRPSLVVDQSHELLEFAGTTANVYSKDEIYTHVVWALGEYLSVSSDSRCSVRLITSCFEALEAVLFEITSSAPPPGAACPVPRVITTLMSALAKLASRSHDLIPRVSLFLSKLRTVTRGGSVAWCTDEEDLVAIVMRGEELWSLLKTPGVAQSVLTPPPHVTTPQWHRDTNLSMPLQLRTLTSLTHTQ; encoded by the exons ATGTACTCGCACGGCTCAGAGAGTTTAATCAAACAAGCACG GGACATTCAGGAAGCTGAGCTGAAGAAGTTTTACAGGAGATTGGCGAAGCTGCTCCAAGGGAAGGAGTTGGGCCATGAGGCGATGGACTCGCTGCAGCGGCTGCACCTCATCCTCTCTGCCACCAAGTTCACCAGGAC TTTGCCCGCGGAGCTGCAGAAGGGGCTtttacctctcctctcctcaccggtggagcagctccagctgctgaGCTCGGCCGTACTCAGGGAAACACTGCCCCTCTCTGGGGAGGAACTGAACTACACCCAGGAGGACGTCCTTCAGTTGAACAGCCACACAGCCGCCCTGCTGCTCTCGCAG GCCGGATCCAGGGCTGATTTGTCATCTCTATGCGCTCAGCTCCTTCGCAGCCTGGAGAGCCGTCAATCAGATGGTCCGACGCATTCGCTCATGCAAACTCTGCCGATCCTCAACACCATCATCACACACAGCCCAGAGTGCCTCACTGAAG ATCACCTGACCCTACTGAGTAAAAAGATTGTTGATTGGCTGCGTTATGCGAGCATCACACAGGGAGGTGGTGCTTCCTCTGGAGGATTCTTCACAGGACCCAGGTCACGTCAG CCGGTACCTACAGCGGAGCTGGATGGGACGGTGTCTGGGGATTTCttcactgtgctgtgtgtgggTCAAGGCTTCACCGACGACCAGTGGATGAATGTTTACTCCTTTTCGATGCTGCGCCATTGGCTTCTCACCTACCACTCTGTTCCTAGTGGCAGCACCATCGCAGATGCTG CATCTCCAGCAAACAGGCCACAgctcagcttctctctctcccactcccactcaTTTTCTAATG ATGACCGCTCGGAGGTGGACGGCTCAGTCGTATCCATGGTTTCTGCAACTTCCTCCTCCAGCCGACTGCTGCCTCCGAAGGAGCGTCTGAGGGAGAAGGCCTTCCAGTACTGCCTGCGCCTCATCGAACAGAGCGATcgca AGGCACTCAAGAGGACAGATACAGAGCTGCAGAAAGCG TGTCTGGTGGAGGCAGTGTGTATcctggactgtgtgtgtgtggaggacacCTCGCTGGTCTACCGGACATTCCCGTGTGTAAAGGCGCTTTTTGGTCGGCTCAGCTCAGACCTGACATTTGCCAGAGTCCTGCTGCCCATTGCACAATTCTACCTCAACCACG GTGAAATGGCGGCAGTGgactgtgagagtgtgtggaAGTTGGTGTTTGGCCGGTTCCCCGCCGAGCTGTTCAACAGCCCCTTTCTCGCACATGAGCTGCTGCGCTTCCTGCGACTGAACCTTGAGAGCTTGCAGCTCAGAGTTCCAGAGTATACCCGCTCATTCCCCAACCTGCTGAAG ttcttAGCGTGGGACAGCCCGGCTGTGGTGGATGACTTTGTTGATCTGCTGCCCTCTCTGGTGACGGCTGAAACTGCTGTGGAGCTGCTCCATACAATGCTGGACCTGCCCTGTCTCTCTGCCACACTGCTCTTGCAGCTCAG GTCAACATGCTCGCCCATCTCCGAGCCAGGCGGCCGCGGCCTCCTGTCACTGGATGCATTTAGAAGCGCCTCCCTCAGAGGCCTTTTCCTGTACCTGCTTCGAACGGAAGCTGGATCAG GTGACACTATTGACAGACTGAGCACGCTGCACGAGCTGCTGGCGGAGGCGGCTGATTGGCCGAGGGTGGTTCAGTGTGCCCAGACTGTCCCTGTGCTGTTGCACATTTTCTTCAGCGCAGTCGTTATG ATAGCTGACGAGAAGCTTTCGGCCCATTTGATTCTGGTGATGCTGGAGAGAAGCAGCCTGCTCCTCAACATCCCTACATACATCAAAGAGATACACAG ggTGTTCAGCTGCCACCTGCTCAGGCTGTGcaagctccgcccctctctggTGGTGGACCAGTCTCATGAGTTGCTGGAGTTTGCTGGAACCACAGCCAATGTCTACAGCAAAGACGAAATCTACACACATGTG GTGTGGGCGCTGGGAGAGTACCTCTCCGTTTCATCTGACTCTCGCTGCTCCGTGCGgctcatcacttcctgtttcgaGGCGTTGGAGGCGGTGCTGTTTGAAATAACATCATCTGCCCCGCCACCTGGAGCGGCTTGCCCTGTCCCTCGAGTCATCACCACTCTGATGAGTGCTCTTGCCAAGCTGGCGTCACGGTCACATGACCTCATCCCCAG ggtttctctgttcctctccaAGCTGAGAACAGTAACCAGAGGGGGATCGGTGGCCTGGTGCACAGATGAGGAGGATCTAGTTGCCATAGTAATGCGAGGAGAGGAGTTGTGGTCGCTGCTGAAGACCCCCGGTGTGGCTCAGAGTGTCCTGACCCCGCCTCCACATGTCACCACACCACAGTGGCACCGAGATACCAACTTGTCCATGCCGTTGCAACTGCGAACCCTCaccagcctcacacacacacagtga
- the ap5z1 gene encoding AP-5 complex subunit zeta-1 isoform X3, translating to MYSHGSESLIKQARDIQEAELKKFYRRLAKLLQGKELGHEAMDSLQRLHLILSATKFTRTLPAELQKGLLPLLSSPVEQLQLLSSAVLRETLPLSGEELNYTQEDVLQLNSHTAALLLSQAGSRADLSSLCAQLLRSLESRQSDGPTHSLMQTLPILNTIITHSPECLTEDHLTLLSKKIVDWLRYASITQGGGASSGGFFTGPRSRQPVPTAELDGTVSGDFFTVLCVGQGFTDDQWMNVYSFSMLRHWLLTYHSVPSGSTIADADDRSEVDGSVVSMVSATSSSSRLLPPKERLREKAFQYCLRLIEQSDRKALKRTDTELQKACLVEAVCILDCVCVEDTSLVYRTFPCVKALFGRLSSDLTFARVLLPIAQFYLNHGEMAAVDCESVWKLVFGRFPAELFNSPFLAHELLRFLRLNLESLQLRVPEYTRSFPNLLKFLAWDSPAVVDDFVDLLPSLVTAETAVELLHTMLDLPCLSATLLLQLRSTCSPISEPGGRGLLSLDAFRSASLRGLFLYLLRTEAGSGDTIDRLSTLHELLAEAADWPRVVQCAQTVPVLLHIFFSAVVMIADEKLSAHLILVMLERSSLLLNIPTYIKEIHRVFSCHLLRLCKLRPSLVVDQSHELLEFAGTTANVYSKDEIYTHVVWALGEYLSVSSDSRCSVRLITSCFEALEAVLFEITSSAPPPGAACPVPRVITTLMSALAKLASRSHDLIPRVSLFLSKLRTVTRGGSVAWCTDEEDLVAIVMRGEELWSLLKTPGVAQSVLTPPPHVTTPQWHRDTNLSMPLQLRTLTSLTHTQ from the exons ATGTACTCGCACGGCTCAGAGAGTTTAATCAAACAAGCACG GGACATTCAGGAAGCTGAGCTGAAGAAGTTTTACAGGAGATTGGCGAAGCTGCTCCAAGGGAAGGAGTTGGGCCATGAGGCGATGGACTCGCTGCAGCGGCTGCACCTCATCCTCTCTGCCACCAAGTTCACCAGGAC TTTGCCCGCGGAGCTGCAGAAGGGGCTtttacctctcctctcctcaccggtggagcagctccagctgctgaGCTCGGCCGTACTCAGGGAAACACTGCCCCTCTCTGGGGAGGAACTGAACTACACCCAGGAGGACGTCCTTCAGTTGAACAGCCACACAGCCGCCCTGCTGCTCTCGCAG GCCGGATCCAGGGCTGATTTGTCATCTCTATGCGCTCAGCTCCTTCGCAGCCTGGAGAGCCGTCAATCAGATGGTCCGACGCATTCGCTCATGCAAACTCTGCCGATCCTCAACACCATCATCACACACAGCCCAGAGTGCCTCACTGAAG ATCACCTGACCCTACTGAGTAAAAAGATTGTTGATTGGCTGCGTTATGCGAGCATCACACAGGGAGGTGGTGCTTCCTCTGGAGGATTCTTCACAGGACCCAGGTCACGTCAG CCGGTACCTACAGCGGAGCTGGATGGGACGGTGTCTGGGGATTTCttcactgtgctgtgtgtgggTCAAGGCTTCACCGACGACCAGTGGATGAATGTTTACTCCTTTTCGATGCTGCGCCATTGGCTTCTCACCTACCACTCTGTTCCTAGTGGCAGCACCATCGCAGATGCTG ATGACCGCTCGGAGGTGGACGGCTCAGTCGTATCCATGGTTTCTGCAACTTCCTCCTCCAGCCGACTGCTGCCTCCGAAGGAGCGTCTGAGGGAGAAGGCCTTCCAGTACTGCCTGCGCCTCATCGAACAGAGCGATcgca AGGCACTCAAGAGGACAGATACAGAGCTGCAGAAAGCG TGTCTGGTGGAGGCAGTGTGTATcctggactgtgtgtgtgtggaggacacCTCGCTGGTCTACCGGACATTCCCGTGTGTAAAGGCGCTTTTTGGTCGGCTCAGCTCAGACCTGACATTTGCCAGAGTCCTGCTGCCCATTGCACAATTCTACCTCAACCACG GTGAAATGGCGGCAGTGgactgtgagagtgtgtggaAGTTGGTGTTTGGCCGGTTCCCCGCCGAGCTGTTCAACAGCCCCTTTCTCGCACATGAGCTGCTGCGCTTCCTGCGACTGAACCTTGAGAGCTTGCAGCTCAGAGTTCCAGAGTATACCCGCTCATTCCCCAACCTGCTGAAG ttcttAGCGTGGGACAGCCCGGCTGTGGTGGATGACTTTGTTGATCTGCTGCCCTCTCTGGTGACGGCTGAAACTGCTGTGGAGCTGCTCCATACAATGCTGGACCTGCCCTGTCTCTCTGCCACACTGCTCTTGCAGCTCAG GTCAACATGCTCGCCCATCTCCGAGCCAGGCGGCCGCGGCCTCCTGTCACTGGATGCATTTAGAAGCGCCTCCCTCAGAGGCCTTTTCCTGTACCTGCTTCGAACGGAAGCTGGATCAG GTGACACTATTGACAGACTGAGCACGCTGCACGAGCTGCTGGCGGAGGCGGCTGATTGGCCGAGGGTGGTTCAGTGTGCCCAGACTGTCCCTGTGCTGTTGCACATTTTCTTCAGCGCAGTCGTTATG ATAGCTGACGAGAAGCTTTCGGCCCATTTGATTCTGGTGATGCTGGAGAGAAGCAGCCTGCTCCTCAACATCCCTACATACATCAAAGAGATACACAG ggTGTTCAGCTGCCACCTGCTCAGGCTGTGcaagctccgcccctctctggTGGTGGACCAGTCTCATGAGTTGCTGGAGTTTGCTGGAACCACAGCCAATGTCTACAGCAAAGACGAAATCTACACACATGTG GTGTGGGCGCTGGGAGAGTACCTCTCCGTTTCATCTGACTCTCGCTGCTCCGTGCGgctcatcacttcctgtttcgaGGCGTTGGAGGCGGTGCTGTTTGAAATAACATCATCTGCCCCGCCACCTGGAGCGGCTTGCCCTGTCCCTCGAGTCATCACCACTCTGATGAGTGCTCTTGCCAAGCTGGCGTCACGGTCACATGACCTCATCCCCAG ggtttctctgttcctctccaAGCTGAGAACAGTAACCAGAGGGGGATCGGTGGCCTGGTGCACAGATGAGGAGGATCTAGTTGCCATAGTAATGCGAGGAGAGGAGTTGTGGTCGCTGCTGAAGACCCCCGGTGTGGCTCAGAGTGTCCTGACCCCGCCTCCACATGTCACCACACCACAGTGGCACCGAGATACCAACTTGTCCATGCCGTTGCAACTGCGAACCCTCaccagcctcacacacacacagtga
- the ap5z1 gene encoding AP-5 complex subunit zeta-1 isoform X2 gives MYSHGSESLIKQARDIQEAELKKFYRRLAKLLQGKELGHEAMDSLQRLHLILSATKFTRTLPAELQKGLLPLLSSPVEQLQLLSSAVLRETLPLSGEELNYTQEDVLQLNSHTAALLLSQAGSRADLSSLCAQLLRSLESRQSDGPTHSLMQTLPILNTIITHSPECLTEDHLTLLSKKIVDWLRYASITQGGGASSGGFFTGPRSRQPVPTAELDGTVSGDFFTVLCVGQGFTDDQWMNVYSFSMLRHWLLTYHSVPSGSTIADAANRPQLSFSLSHSHSFSNDDRSEVDGSVVSMVSATSSSSRLLPPKERLREKAFQYCLRLIEQSDRKALKRTDTELQKACLVEAVCILDCVCVEDTSLVYRTFPCVKALFGRLSSDLTFARVLLPIAQFYLNHGEMAAVDCESVWKLVFGRFPAELFNSPFLAHELLRFLRLNLESLQLRVPEYTRSFPNLLKFLAWDSPAVVDDFVDLLPSLVTAETAVELLHTMLDLPCLSATLLLQLRSTCSPISEPGGRGLLSLDAFRSASLRGLFLYLLRTEAGSGDTIDRLSTLHELLAEAADWPRVVQCAQTVPVLLHIFFSAVVMIADEKLSAHLILVMLERSSLLLNIPTYIKEIHRVFSCHLLRLCKLRPSLVVDQSHELLEFAGTTANVYSKDEIYTHVVWALGEYLSVSSDSRCSVRLITSCFEALEAVLFEITSSAPPPGAACPVPRVITTLMSALAKLASRSHDLIPRVSLFLSKLRTVTRGGSVAWCTDEEDLVAIVMRGEELWSLLKTPGVAQSVLTPPPHVTTPQWHRDTNLSMPLQLRTLTSLTHTQ, from the exons ATGTACTCGCACGGCTCAGAGAGTTTAATCAAACAAGCACG GGACATTCAGGAAGCTGAGCTGAAGAAGTTTTACAGGAGATTGGCGAAGCTGCTCCAAGGGAAGGAGTTGGGCCATGAGGCGATGGACTCGCTGCAGCGGCTGCACCTCATCCTCTCTGCCACCAAGTTCACCAGGAC TTTGCCCGCGGAGCTGCAGAAGGGGCTtttacctctcctctcctcaccggtggagcagctccagctgctgaGCTCGGCCGTACTCAGGGAAACACTGCCCCTCTCTGGGGAGGAACTGAACTACACCCAGGAGGACGTCCTTCAGTTGAACAGCCACACAGCCGCCCTGCTGCTCTCGCAG GCCGGATCCAGGGCTGATTTGTCATCTCTATGCGCTCAGCTCCTTCGCAGCCTGGAGAGCCGTCAATCAGATGGTCCGACGCATTCGCTCATGCAAACTCTGCCGATCCTCAACACCATCATCACACACAGCCCAGAGTGCCTCACTGAAG ATCACCTGACCCTACTGAGTAAAAAGATTGTTGATTGGCTGCGTTATGCGAGCATCACACAGGGAGGTGGTGCTTCCTCTGGAGGATTCTTCACAGGACCCAGGTCACGTCAG CCGGTACCTACAGCGGAGCTGGATGGGACGGTGTCTGGGGATTTCttcactgtgctgtgtgtgggTCAAGGCTTCACCGACGACCAGTGGATGAATGTTTACTCCTTTTCGATGCTGCGCCATTGGCTTCTCACCTACCACTCTGTTCCTAGTGGCAGCACCATCGCAGATGCTG CAAACAGGCCACAgctcagcttctctctctcccactcccactcaTTTTCTAATG ATGACCGCTCGGAGGTGGACGGCTCAGTCGTATCCATGGTTTCTGCAACTTCCTCCTCCAGCCGACTGCTGCCTCCGAAGGAGCGTCTGAGGGAGAAGGCCTTCCAGTACTGCCTGCGCCTCATCGAACAGAGCGATcgca AGGCACTCAAGAGGACAGATACAGAGCTGCAGAAAGCG TGTCTGGTGGAGGCAGTGTGTATcctggactgtgtgtgtgtggaggacacCTCGCTGGTCTACCGGACATTCCCGTGTGTAAAGGCGCTTTTTGGTCGGCTCAGCTCAGACCTGACATTTGCCAGAGTCCTGCTGCCCATTGCACAATTCTACCTCAACCACG GTGAAATGGCGGCAGTGgactgtgagagtgtgtggaAGTTGGTGTTTGGCCGGTTCCCCGCCGAGCTGTTCAACAGCCCCTTTCTCGCACATGAGCTGCTGCGCTTCCTGCGACTGAACCTTGAGAGCTTGCAGCTCAGAGTTCCAGAGTATACCCGCTCATTCCCCAACCTGCTGAAG ttcttAGCGTGGGACAGCCCGGCTGTGGTGGATGACTTTGTTGATCTGCTGCCCTCTCTGGTGACGGCTGAAACTGCTGTGGAGCTGCTCCATACAATGCTGGACCTGCCCTGTCTCTCTGCCACACTGCTCTTGCAGCTCAG GTCAACATGCTCGCCCATCTCCGAGCCAGGCGGCCGCGGCCTCCTGTCACTGGATGCATTTAGAAGCGCCTCCCTCAGAGGCCTTTTCCTGTACCTGCTTCGAACGGAAGCTGGATCAG GTGACACTATTGACAGACTGAGCACGCTGCACGAGCTGCTGGCGGAGGCGGCTGATTGGCCGAGGGTGGTTCAGTGTGCCCAGACTGTCCCTGTGCTGTTGCACATTTTCTTCAGCGCAGTCGTTATG ATAGCTGACGAGAAGCTTTCGGCCCATTTGATTCTGGTGATGCTGGAGAGAAGCAGCCTGCTCCTCAACATCCCTACATACATCAAAGAGATACACAG ggTGTTCAGCTGCCACCTGCTCAGGCTGTGcaagctccgcccctctctggTGGTGGACCAGTCTCATGAGTTGCTGGAGTTTGCTGGAACCACAGCCAATGTCTACAGCAAAGACGAAATCTACACACATGTG GTGTGGGCGCTGGGAGAGTACCTCTCCGTTTCATCTGACTCTCGCTGCTCCGTGCGgctcatcacttcctgtttcgaGGCGTTGGAGGCGGTGCTGTTTGAAATAACATCATCTGCCCCGCCACCTGGAGCGGCTTGCCCTGTCCCTCGAGTCATCACCACTCTGATGAGTGCTCTTGCCAAGCTGGCGTCACGGTCACATGACCTCATCCCCAG ggtttctctgttcctctccaAGCTGAGAACAGTAACCAGAGGGGGATCGGTGGCCTGGTGCACAGATGAGGAGGATCTAGTTGCCATAGTAATGCGAGGAGAGGAGTTGTGGTCGCTGCTGAAGACCCCCGGTGTGGCTCAGAGTGTCCTGACCCCGCCTCCACATGTCACCACACCACAGTGGCACCGAGATACCAACTTGTCCATGCCGTTGCAACTGCGAACCCTCaccagcctcacacacacacagtga